GAATTTTAAAATGTAATCAGCTTTTTAAAGGCGGTATCAATTACCCAATCATCTACAAAAAATTTAACTTATGTTTTATATCTCAAAAAAGTGATACCAAAAATATAAATTTTTGGTTTGTCCCTTGTCAGAATAGTAAATTTTATGTCGTAAAAGTATTAGATAAATTAAAGGAAAAAAATTAAAATGGAACAGATGTCTATGCAAAAAAGGTTGCTTCTTGCAGCACTTTTATCTATTGTTTTTTTTATAGTGTATGATTTTTTTATGCCAAAAAGAGTGATGTCTGAGCAAAACCAAACTACAATGTCTCAAACAATAGATCAAAATAAAGCTCCAAATATAAATCAAAATACACCAAAATCAAATGAAAATTTAGCTTCAAATGAGATAATCGCTACGATCAAAGGTCAAAGCTACGAAGCAAAAATAGATAAGCTAGGAAGAATTTCAAAATTCTATCTAACTGAAGAGAAATATAAAACAGAAGATGGCAACAAAATAGAGCTTGTTTCGCAAAATCCATTGCCACTTGAGCTTAGATTTAACGATAGTACGCTCAATGCCGATGCTTTTAAGATTGCATATAGTAGTGACGCTAGCGAGATAGATGCTAGCAGCGAGCCTAAAACTATAAAACTTACTCAAAATTTAGATGGCATTACAATTACAAAAAATATCAAATTTTACCCAAATGGTCGTTACGAGGTTGAGGTAAATTTAAGTAAAAGTGTTGATTATTTTATGACTCCTGGCTTTAGACCAAACATCTCAGTAGATAGCTATACAGTTCACGGCGTGATGCTTAGAAACACTGATGATAGCCTAAATATTATTGAAGATGGTGACGCCAAAGAGGTTAAAAACTATGCAAATACCACAATAGCGGCCGCATCTGATAGATACTATACAACTCTATTTTACTCATTTGAAAAGCCATTTGAAGTAGCCACAGATAAAGATTCTAACAATAATCCTATTCTTTTTGTAAAGGCAAATGATAATTTAAAATTAGGTGCATATATCGGACCAAAAGAGCATAAAATTTTAAGCTCAATGGACGAGAGACTAAATGATGTTATTGAGTATGGTTGGTTTACATTTATAGCAAAACCGATGTTTGCATTTTTGAATTTCTTACATAACTACATTGGCAACTGGGGTTGGGCGATAGTTGTGCTAACACTTGTTATAAGGATAGTTTTATTCCCACTTACATATAAGGGTATGTTATCTATGAATAAGCTTAAAGAGCTTGCTCCAAAGGTAAAAGAACTTCAAGTAAAATACAAAGACGACAAGCAAAAAATGCAAGTTCATATGATGGAGCTTTATAAAAAGCATGGCGCAAATCCAATGGGTGGATGCTTGCCGATCTTGCTTCAGATTCCGGTATTTTTTGCAATCTACCGCGTTTTACTAAATGCGATCGAGCTAAAAGGTGCTCCTTGGATACTTTGGATACACGATCTTTCAGTAATGGATCCATATTTTGTATTACCTATTTTGATGGGTCTTACGATGTTTTTGCAGCAAAAGCTTACACCAACGACATTTACTGATCCTATGCAAGAAAAGGTGATGAAATTTTTACCTCTTATATTTACATTTTTCTTCGTGACATTCCCAGCAGGTCTTACACTTTACTGGTTTGTAAATAACGTTTGCTCGGTTGTTCAGCAAGTGTTTGTAAATAAACTTTTTGAAAAACATAAAAAAGCTACGGAGGTAAAGGCTTAATGAAAATAGAAGCAAATACCCTTCAAGAGGCATTTCAAAAGGCAGCTGAGCAGCTTAATTGCTCAGTAACTCAGCTTGATATAAAAGTTTTACAGCATCCAAGCAGTGGTTTTTTGGATTTTTTAAAAGAAGTGCGATCATTGAAGCAAATTTAGAAAATCAGCCAAAACCACAACATAAACCAAAAAATGATAGAAATTTTACTAAAAAAAATGATGAGAGTGAGAGTGTAAAAGAAGAGAAAAAGCAGAGCAAAAAGCACGATCATAATGATAAAAAGCGAAATCCTAAAAAGCATAAAGATGAGAAAAATGAGGCTAAGTCTGAGCAAAAAGAACATAAAAATGAAAAGTCAAATTTAAGTGAAAAAAATGAAGCTCTAGCTAAAGATGCATTTGCTCAAAAGAGTGAAGAAGAAGCTGAAACAGGATATGTGATAAAGAGACTTGACGAGCCAAAAGAAATAAAGGAGCCACAAGCTAGCAAAAATGCTCCTAAAAATATTTTAGATAATTCTATTATTGAAAATTTTAACCAAACTGATGAAGATATTGCGGCTCAAGCTTTACAAAAAGAAAAAAAAGAAAAAGCAATAATCAACTTCGATAAAATTTTACCTGAGATCAAAGATGGCATGAACCGTCTTTTTAAGGCAAGTTGTTTTGATATTAGTAAAATTGAAGTTAGCAAATTTGACGATGAAACGGTACTTATAGAGCTTGATGGGGCTGACGCGGCTCTACTTATAGGTAAAGAAGGTTATAG
This window of the Campylobacter concisus genome carries:
- the yidD gene encoding membrane protein insertion efficiency factor YidD: MKKIAIKAIAFYQKYISILLPKSCRYYPTCSQYAIWEFQTNSFFSAFFATFMRILKCNQLFKGGINYPIIYKKFNLCFISQKSDTKNINFWFVPCQNSKFYVVKVLDKLKEKN
- the yidC gene encoding membrane protein insertase YidC; the encoded protein is MEQMSMQKRLLLAALLSIVFFIVYDFFMPKRVMSEQNQTTMSQTIDQNKAPNINQNTPKSNENLASNEIIATIKGQSYEAKIDKLGRISKFYLTEEKYKTEDGNKIELVSQNPLPLELRFNDSTLNADAFKIAYSSDASEIDASSEPKTIKLTQNLDGITITKNIKFYPNGRYEVEVNLSKSVDYFMTPGFRPNISVDSYTVHGVMLRNTDDSLNIIEDGDAKEVKNYANTTIAAASDRYYTTLFYSFEKPFEVATDKDSNNNPILFVKANDNLKLGAYIGPKEHKILSSMDERLNDVIEYGWFTFIAKPMFAFLNFLHNYIGNWGWAIVVLTLVIRIVLFPLTYKGMLSMNKLKELAPKVKELQVKYKDDKQKMQVHMMELYKKHGANPMGGCLPILLQIPVFFAIYRVLLNAIELKGAPWILWIHDLSVMDPYFVLPILMGLTMFLQQKLTPTTFTDPMQEKVMKFLPLIFTFFFVTFPAGLTLYWFVNNVCSVVQQVFVNKLFEKHKKATEVKA
- a CDS encoding Jag N-terminal domain-containing protein, whose product is MKIEANTLQEAFQKAAEQLNCSVTQLDIKVLQHPSSGFLDFLKEVRSLKQI
- a CDS encoding protein jag is translated as MIKRLDEPKEIKEPQASKNAPKNILDNSIIENFNQTDEDIAAQALQKEKKEKAIINFDKILPEIKDGMNRLFKASCFDISKIEVSKFDDETVLIELDGADAALLIGKEGYRYKAISYMLYNWLNSKYNFAIRLEIAQFLQNQEAMMDQYLNGVIERVQNSGRAQTKPLDGVLVKIALEKLREKFPDKYVGIKSGNDGKFVVVNDFFKK